The following coding sequences are from one Paenibacillus sp. FSL R5-0912 window:
- a CDS encoding Lrp/AsnC family transcriptional regulator, which yields MDELDVRILKLLEENGRLSHEEIGKLLHISRPSVHQRVGKLEKSGVIKGYRGIVDWSKLDQKIKVMISVKVVSQGFKEAAEQIIRIQIPGVSIIECQRLAGEWCMLLKVRVTSPEELTLLLDEILRIPDVKETSTTFILSTIYEDGLKGV from the coding sequence GTGGATGAACTCGATGTCAGAATTCTAAAGCTGCTGGAAGAGAACGGGAGACTGTCTCATGAAGAGATCGGCAAGCTGCTGCATATCTCCCGGCCGTCTGTGCATCAAAGGGTCGGCAAGCTGGAGAAAAGCGGAGTGATCAAGGGATATAGGGGAATTGTGGACTGGAGCAAGCTGGACCAGAAGATTAAGGTCATGATCTCCGTGAAGGTGGTCAGCCAGGGCTTTAAGGAGGCGGCAGAACAGATTATCCGCATCCAAATCCCCGGTGTGAGCATCATCGAATGCCAGCGGCTGGCGGGAGAGTGGTGCATGCTGCTCAAGGTAAGGGTGACCTCGCCGGAGGAGCTTACGCTCCTGCTTGACGAGATTCTCCGTATTCCTGACGTTAAGGAAACCTCGACCACTTTTATTTTATCTACTATATATGAGGACGGATTGAAGGGGGTGTAG
- a CDS encoding carbohydrate ABC transporter permease has translation MLTRLSGPARQIFFAALALLMAFPFYWMVTSALKTNDEIWRSPPTLWPEVPLWGNFAAAWNEAPFARYMGNSIFVAVSIVILQTINSGMMAYALTHMKFRLKGVFAGVILFGYMVPATAVYLPGYLVLSELHLLNSYAGLILSNCVSIFSIFLIRQAFLQVSHELVEAGEVDGASHMRILWTVLVPVTRSSFAVLALITFIDQYNNYFWPMLITKDPSLQLVSAGLRSFFVEGGAYGLKWPLIMAASAFTIAPLLLVFLLAQKTIMQSVNMTAGSSKG, from the coding sequence ATGCTCACACGGCTCAGCGGACCGGCCCGCCAGATTTTTTTCGCCGCGCTTGCTCTGCTGATGGCCTTTCCGTTCTACTGGATGGTTACCAGCGCACTCAAAACCAATGATGAAATCTGGCGTTCCCCGCCCACGCTCTGGCCAGAGGTACCACTCTGGGGGAATTTCGCTGCAGCCTGGAATGAGGCCCCCTTCGCCAGATATATGGGCAACAGCATCTTCGTGGCTGTCTCCATCGTCATCCTGCAGACGATCAATTCCGGGATGATGGCGTATGCGCTGACGCATATGAAGTTCCGCCTGAAGGGTGTTTTTGCCGGAGTTATTCTGTTCGGTTACATGGTTCCGGCTACAGCCGTCTATCTGCCCGGATATCTGGTATTGTCCGAGCTGCATCTGCTGAACTCCTATGCCGGCCTGATTCTCTCTAATTGTGTAAGTATCTTCTCCATCTTCCTGATCAGACAAGCCTTCCTGCAGGTGTCGCATGAGCTGGTGGAGGCAGGTGAAGTGGATGGCGCTTCGCATATGCGGATTCTCTGGACGGTGCTGGTCCCGGTCACTCGGTCATCCTTCGCCGTACTGGCGCTGATTACCTTCATTGATCAGTACAACAATTATTTCTGGCCGATGCTGATTACGAAGGACCCGAGCCTGCAGCTGGTATCAGCCGGTCTGCGCAGCTTCTTCGTGGAAGGAGGTGCGTACGGACTGAAATGGCCGCTCATCATGGCCGCCAGCGCCTTCACAATTGCCCCGCTGCTGCTTGTCTTCCTGCTAGCGCAGAAAACGATTATGCAAAGTGTCAACATGACCGCAGGCTCCAGTAAAGGCTGA
- a CDS encoding GbsR/MarR family transcriptional regulator: protein MKQAAFGEDNPHRSPREQLLGPMIDAIAQTMDLYGANYSFGQLYGIMFFEDKPMTLEEMKQVMNMSKSNMSYGVRSLIASRMVTKLEEKRERKELYAAETDFFQAFRNFFTLKLQREIDVMQEAMGTVVPELQALIDAEDTPEEERLACLKDLDKLKHAAEYYVWLQQFVSGLAEGTVFGGGLPGRE, encoded by the coding sequence ATGAAGCAGGCCGCATTTGGCGAGGACAACCCGCATCGTTCGCCACGGGAGCAGCTGCTCGGCCCGATGATTGATGCGATAGCGCAGACGATGGATTTGTATGGAGCGAATTATTCCTTCGGGCAGCTGTACGGAATTATGTTCTTTGAGGACAAGCCGATGACGCTGGAGGAAATGAAGCAGGTCATGAATATGAGCAAAAGCAATATGAGCTACGGTGTCCGCTCCCTGATCGCTTCGCGGATGGTTACGAAGCTGGAGGAGAAGCGTGAGCGGAAGGAGCTGTATGCGGCGGAGACTGATTTCTTCCAGGCCTTCCGGAACTTCTTCACGCTGAAGCTTCAGCGGGAGATTGATGTGATGCAGGAGGCGATGGGGACGGTGGTGCCTGAACTGCAGGCGCTAATCGATGCGGAGGACACTCCGGAGGAGGAACGGCTGGCCTGCCTCAAGGATCTGGACAAGCTGAAGCATGCGGCTGAATATTATGTCTGGCTGCAGCAGTTCGTGTCGGGGCTTGCGGAAGGAACGGTATTCGGCGGCGGCTTGCCGGGCAGGGAGTAG
- a CDS encoding carbohydrate ABC transporter permease, which produces MTRSKLISGLKPVLFTLPAMVPFALFWLAPLLYVLYLSFTEWDFMSPEKTFVGLQNYTDLLSNPAFYQALRVTALFCAGSVLPIILLGLGLALLMNRKLKGSALYQVLLFSPWVTPTVAVSIVWSWIYEPDVGLANTVLRFLGLEPIGWLQDPKWALIGVLLVTIWKSVGWAMIFYLVALRNVPSDLLEAGELDGASPVQKFLRITLPLISPTTLFLFVVQLISALQAYDQINVLTQGGPSGSTRTLLYLYYQSAFESFQIGEASTVAVVLVFLCMLLSVFSFSISKRTTHYQ; this is translated from the coding sequence ATGACACGTTCAAAGCTTATTAGCGGCCTTAAGCCCGTGCTATTCACGCTGCCGGCAATGGTCCCGTTCGCCCTGTTCTGGCTGGCACCGCTGCTGTATGTACTGTATCTCAGCTTCACGGAATGGGATTTCATGAGCCCGGAGAAAACCTTTGTCGGCCTGCAAAATTATACCGACCTGCTCAGCAATCCGGCTTTTTACCAAGCACTAAGAGTAACTGCGCTCTTCTGCGCGGGCAGTGTGCTGCCGATCATCCTGCTCGGACTGGGGCTTGCCCTGCTGATGAACCGCAAGCTGAAAGGCTCCGCACTCTATCAGGTGCTGCTGTTCTCGCCATGGGTCACACCTACAGTAGCCGTCTCTATCGTCTGGTCCTGGATTTATGAGCCTGATGTCGGCCTCGCCAATACGGTGCTGAGGTTCCTCGGCCTGGAGCCCATCGGCTGGCTGCAGGATCCCAAGTGGGCGCTGATTGGCGTGCTGCTCGTAACGATCTGGAAATCAGTAGGCTGGGCGATGATCTTCTATCTGGTGGCGCTGCGGAATGTGCCTTCCGATCTGCTGGAAGCCGGGGAGCTTGACGGGGCAAGTCCGGTGCAGAAGTTCCTCCGCATCACGCTGCCGCTGATCTCGCCGACCACACTGTTTCTGTTCGTGGTACAGCTCATCTCGGCGCTTCAGGCCTACGATCAGATTAATGTGCTGACGCAGGGAGGCCCGTCCGGCTCTACCCGCACCTTACTGTATCTGTATTATCAGTCCGCCTTCGAATCGTTCCAGATCGGAGAGGCTTCCACTGTAGCTGTCGTTCTGGTCTTCCTCTGCATGCTGCTGTCGGTGTTCTCCTTCAGCATCAGCAAGCGGACCACCCATTATCAATAG
- a CDS encoding ABC transporter ATP-binding protein produces MPILRIENLKKYYGKGAQTVKALDNVSMNVEKGEFVAIVGTSGSGKSTLLHMLGGLDRATEGKVYVNGHDIFQMSDEKLTIFRRRSVGFVFQSYNLVPILNVLANIVLPIELDGGQIDQEYLNLIITSLGLQEKIRYLPAALSGGQQQRVAIARALATKPSIILADEPTGNLDSKTSQEVLILLKQLSVKFDQTIVMITHNEAIAQMADRIIRIEDGRIASGLTQAPGESRL; encoded by the coding sequence ATGCCTATTCTGCGAATAGAGAATCTCAAGAAATATTATGGAAAAGGAGCGCAGACGGTCAAGGCTCTGGATAACGTATCTATGAATGTCGAGAAAGGGGAGTTCGTGGCAATCGTCGGCACGAGCGGCAGCGGAAAAAGTACACTGCTGCATATGCTCGGGGGTCTGGACCGCGCCACCGAAGGCAAGGTGTATGTCAACGGGCATGATATTTTTCAGATGAGTGATGAGAAGTTAACCATTTTCAGGCGCCGCTCTGTCGGATTCGTCTTCCAGAGCTATAATCTGGTGCCGATCCTGAATGTGCTCGCGAATATCGTCCTGCCCATTGAGCTTGACGGAGGCCAGATCGACCAGGAGTATCTGAACCTGATTATCACGAGTCTGGGACTGCAGGAGAAGATTCGCTATCTGCCTGCTGCACTCTCCGGCGGCCAGCAGCAGCGCGTGGCCATCGCAAGAGCGCTTGCGACCAAACCTTCCATTATCCTTGCTGATGAACCCACCGGCAACCTGGACAGCAAGACCAGCCAGGAGGTGCTTATCCTGCTGAAACAGCTCAGTGTCAAATTCGACCAGACTATTGTTATGATTACGCATAACGAAGCCATCGCCCAGATGGCGGACCGGATCATCCGCATTGAGGACGGCAGGATCGCCTCAGGATTAACGCAGGCACCCGGGGAGAGCCGGTTATGA
- a CDS encoding IS3 family transposase: MFIKQGNTAALVLRLIGLAESTYYDRKKRRSLSPTAVQGGRGRPQPGYSLTESGEKISDEEIQEWLLELIAGEEHVYGYKLLAKCLWNQHRLKLNHKKSYRLCQALDILQPQRQKRFKHPRKLPENRFITGAGQLWQMDIKYGYVVGRDRHFFVLSIIDVFTRVIVGYHRGSSCEAKHACQTLGRAMEQHCAPDSARPVIRTDNGPQFVSHLFGDMCESWEMTHERIPPRTPDLNAFIESFHSNIDRDLFRKEAFDTFEEAYEAVDRYMDFYNNRRMHTSLRNMPPATFAEWVLTLEDRSSFFWPREKAK; the protein is encoded by the coding sequence ATGTTCATTAAGCAGGGGAATACAGCGGCCTTAGTGCTGCGTCTCATAGGGCTAGCGGAGTCCACGTACTACGACCGTAAGAAACGCAGGTCACTGTCCCCAACAGCCGTTCAAGGGGGGCGTGGAAGGCCCCAGCCAGGCTACTCCTTGACCGAGTCTGGCGAGAAGATTAGCGACGAGGAAATCCAGGAATGGCTGCTGGAATTAATCGCTGGAGAAGAGCACGTGTACGGGTACAAACTGCTGGCCAAGTGCTTGTGGAACCAGCACCGGTTGAAGCTCAATCACAAGAAAAGCTACCGGCTGTGTCAGGCGCTGGATATCCTGCAGCCCCAGCGTCAGAAGCGCTTTAAGCATCCCCGGAAGCTGCCGGAGAACCGGTTCATTACCGGAGCGGGCCAACTCTGGCAGATGGACATTAAGTACGGTTACGTGGTGGGCCGTGACAGGCACTTCTTTGTCCTGAGCATTATCGATGTGTTTACCCGTGTCATCGTCGGCTACCACCGGGGATCGTCGTGTGAGGCGAAGCATGCCTGCCAGACGCTGGGACGCGCCATGGAGCAACACTGCGCCCCTGACAGCGCACGTCCGGTGATTCGCACCGACAACGGACCACAGTTCGTCAGCCACCTGTTTGGCGACATGTGTGAAAGCTGGGAAATGACCCATGAACGCATTCCGCCTCGAACGCCGGATTTAAATGCTTTTATTGAATCGTTCCACAGTAATATCGATCGGGATTTGTTCCGCAAAGAGGCATTCGACACGTTCGAAGAGGCCTATGAAGCGGTGGACCGGTACATGGACTTTTACAACAATCGCAGAATGCATACGAGCCTTCGTAACATGCCGCCAGCTACCTTTGCGGAGTGGGTCCTGACTCTAGAAGACCGCTCCAGCTTCTTCTGGCCGAGAGAAAAAGCGAAATAA
- a CDS encoding sensor histidine kinase, with protein sequence MKGQERLPHTRLVNLGFAAAFIILVLAYVTCILLLDTTGSSLLGLSLLFILCMLILGGAWSWSLRYLVISFMEKVETLVDNATLGREPYYNYEETLLSSIEHKLMRYIEIARVNGQNMETEKNKIKELISDISHQTKTPLSNIMIYSQLLEENLVHDEHALPLVLQVKKQSEKLDWLIQSLVKLSRLETGMISLHMESSPVIRAVSEAVSQIFIQAESSCITISISCEAHITAYHDSKWTTEVLFNLLENAVKYTEPGGSIHITAEANEMFVRLDIADTGRGISQEELPRIFKRFYRGNNVRDIDGVGIGLFLAREIITAQGGHMKAASVPGQGTVFSIFLPLC encoded by the coding sequence ATGAAGGGACAAGAACGACTGCCGCATACCCGGCTGGTAAATCTGGGGTTTGCTGCGGCTTTTATCATTCTGGTACTGGCTTATGTGACTTGTATTCTATTACTGGATACCACTGGCTCATCCCTCCTCGGACTCTCCCTTCTGTTTATACTCTGCATGCTGATCCTTGGAGGGGCCTGGTCCTGGTCGCTCAGATATCTGGTCATTTCTTTTATGGAAAAGGTAGAAACATTGGTAGACAACGCTACTCTCGGGCGTGAGCCATACTATAATTATGAAGAAACCCTTCTCTCCTCCATAGAACATAAATTAATGCGGTACATAGAGATTGCCAGAGTGAACGGACAGAATATGGAAACGGAAAAGAACAAAATTAAAGAACTGATCTCCGATATCTCTCATCAGACCAAAACACCATTATCCAATATTATGATTTACAGCCAGCTGCTTGAGGAGAATCTGGTGCATGATGAGCATGCGCTCCCGCTTGTTCTCCAAGTTAAAAAGCAGTCGGAAAAGCTCGACTGGCTGATCCAATCCCTGGTCAAGCTGTCCCGACTGGAGACGGGCATGATTTCTTTGCACATGGAGTCTTCTCCTGTGATCCGCGCCGTTTCTGAAGCAGTTTCGCAGATTTTCATCCAGGCAGAGAGCAGCTGTATCACTATCAGTATAAGCTGTGAAGCTCACATCACCGCGTACCATGACTCCAAGTGGACAACCGAGGTGTTATTCAATCTGCTGGAGAACGCCGTGAAATATACAGAGCCGGGGGGCAGCATCCATATCACCGCTGAAGCGAATGAGATGTTTGTACGCCTGGATATCGCAGATACCGGCCGGGGAATCTCCCAGGAAGAGCTGCCCCGAATCTTCAAGCGGTTCTACCGGGGAAATAATGTGCGCGATATAGATGGCGTGGGAATAGGACTATTCCTGGCGCGGGAGATTATCACTGCACAAGGCGGACATATGAAGGCTGCATCTGTGCCCGGGCAAGGCACTGTGTTCTCGATCTTCCTGCCGCTATGCTGA
- a CDS encoding helix-turn-helix domain-containing protein — protein sequence MFDMLKVGRNIVRLRGAAGLTQMGLADKLGISYQAVSNWERGASMPDISKLPELAEIFGVGIGEILGEGQGHSSRIIESVLDQTTGDYFQRGEGTAQDLSDLAPLLQNEQIGEAFEHVKVGAAVDDLLALAPFLSEETLDKCAVEVFEREGIQPLLKLAPFMSEETLDELAKQAYAAGGKHALVALAPFVSEEGLEECAKLAFTKEGPGALPPLAPFLEEELLDELAEAVFEQEGSGALLPLAPFLSEEALNGLAERIFQKEGAAALLPLAPFLDEDILGDWVSRAFAK from the coding sequence ATGTTTGACATGTTGAAGGTGGGCAGGAATATCGTTAGATTGAGAGGAGCTGCCGGGCTTACGCAAATGGGGCTCGCAGATAAGCTGGGGATCAGCTATCAGGCAGTCAGCAACTGGGAGAGAGGCGCAAGTATGCCGGATATCTCCAAGCTTCCGGAGCTAGCAGAAATCTTTGGCGTAGGGATCGGAGAGATCCTCGGTGAAGGACAGGGGCACAGCTCCCGGATTATCGAAAGTGTGCTGGATCAGACCACGGGGGATTATTTCCAGCGGGGGGAAGGCACGGCACAAGACCTTTCGGACCTTGCCCCGCTGCTGCAAAATGAACAGATCGGCGAAGCGTTTGAGCATGTGAAGGTGGGTGCGGCAGTAGACGATCTGTTGGCACTGGCGCCATTCTTAAGCGAAGAGACGCTGGATAAATGCGCCGTGGAGGTGTTTGAGCGGGAGGGGATTCAGCCGCTGCTGAAGCTGGCCCCGTTTATGAGCGAGGAAACGCTGGACGAGCTTGCCAAGCAAGCTTATGCCGCAGGAGGAAAACATGCACTTGTGGCGCTTGCCCCGTTTGTAAGTGAGGAGGGGCTGGAGGAATGCGCCAAGCTCGCTTTTACCAAAGAAGGTCCGGGAGCGCTACCCCCGCTGGCTCCGTTCCTCGAAGAAGAGCTACTGGATGAACTGGCAGAGGCAGTCTTTGAGCAGGAAGGCTCGGGAGCGCTGCTCCCCTTGGCTCCGTTCCTCAGTGAAGAGGCGCTGAACGGACTGGCTGAGCGTATCTTCCAAAAAGAAGGTGCGGCAGCACTCCTGCCGCTGGCTCCCTTCCTCGATGAGGATATTCTGGGCGATTGGGTGTCGAGGGCCTTCGCCAAATAA
- a CDS encoding ABC transporter permease has product MIATNNRKTVFNLAMASLRANRLRNLAAICAIVLTTLLITSIFTMALSINQSMQYAQMKTAGSDFHGGFKYLTPEEAATLRKHPSIKLYDYSLSSGRLGNTEFKHDPVEVLQIDQVYADHSFIVFTEGGLPTGENEVALNTWILDKLGVQPELGKEITLQIDIGERIISQKFTLSGYYEADKELAMAGLAFVSKAFTDKNLSDIDPVQSRDSGSYVNTSNLSVMFSNSFHIESKLNKVLADTGITAPIGINWAYSSVSLAENAVNIIPYAAVIFIIMLSGYLLIYNIFYISVVRDVKFYGLLKMIGTTPRQLRRIIAIQARLLYLIALPFGLGFGYLIGRWVTPLTTSLSGEFKGSSLSSSPWIFAGAALFSFLTVWIAAHKPGRLAADIAPVEAVKFSGVQNGGVKTLRSSNHGAKLHRMAFSNLFRSKKKLSLMLSSLFLSILLFNTIFTVISSMDVNKYLSAYIHGDYMIHNKGIIQPEGERSVNETELSEELCGQLSHIDGVNSIDKVYYSLLTVPPDDIISASLKSSSNPQGIPSRVHTQLFGLDSGWYDLAEQDVLEGEFNREQFDSGDFILVTQTLTEPGAYASYYHPGDRISYPGLKQSYEVMAVLKYDAFFAATTQTYFGNGYNAFLPAAKLRQATLESGTPADILSLTLHADPAKLDETGQLLREAIRPLDALQLKSREDYRQELSDNIRIFEIIGYGLSLVIALIGLLNYINSVLTGVIARRHEFAVLESIGMTKKQLKRMLVYEGLYTVLLTALLTSTIGVLLTYGIARNIAAGMAYMEFRMMWLPFILVIPVLAVLSYLITISAYRPLARSPIVERLREME; this is encoded by the coding sequence ATGATCGCTACGAACAACCGGAAGACCGTATTCAACCTGGCGATGGCCAGCCTGCGGGCCAACCGGTTGCGAAATTTGGCGGCCATCTGCGCTATTGTGCTGACTACACTGCTTATTACTTCCATTTTCACTATGGCGCTGAGTATCAACCAATCTATGCAATATGCACAGATGAAAACAGCCGGAAGTGACTTCCACGGTGGTTTCAAATACCTTACTCCGGAAGAAGCCGCTACGCTGCGCAAGCATCCTTCAATTAAATTATATGACTACTCGCTTAGTTCCGGCAGGTTGGGGAATACAGAATTTAAGCATGATCCCGTTGAGGTGCTGCAGATTGATCAGGTCTATGCGGATCACAGCTTTATCGTGTTCACAGAGGGAGGATTGCCTACTGGAGAGAATGAGGTTGCCCTGAACACCTGGATTCTGGACAAGCTGGGGGTTCAGCCGGAGCTCGGCAAGGAAATCACGCTGCAGATAGATATTGGTGAGCGGATAATCAGCCAGAAGTTCACTCTGTCAGGCTATTATGAAGCGGACAAGGAGCTTGCGATGGCGGGACTGGCCTTTGTCTCGAAAGCTTTTACCGATAAAAACCTCTCAGACATCGATCCCGTACAATCAAGGGACAGCGGCTCCTACGTTAACACCTCAAATCTGAGTGTCATGTTCAGCAATTCCTTTCATATTGAGAGCAAGCTCAACAAGGTCCTGGCAGACACGGGAATTACGGCTCCTATCGGAATCAATTGGGCTTATTCCAGTGTATCTTTGGCGGAAAATGCAGTGAATATCATTCCATACGCCGCAGTTATCTTCATCATTATGCTTAGCGGCTACCTGCTTATTTATAATATTTTTTATATATCGGTGGTCCGTGATGTGAAGTTCTATGGCCTGCTGAAAATGATTGGCACCACCCCGAGACAACTGCGGAGAATCATCGCTATTCAAGCCAGGCTGCTATACCTCATTGCCCTGCCGTTCGGCCTTGGCTTCGGCTATCTAATCGGCAGATGGGTTACACCTCTGACCACTTCACTATCGGGGGAATTTAAAGGAAGTTCGCTTTCGTCCAGTCCATGGATTTTTGCAGGCGCAGCCCTCTTCTCCTTCCTGACCGTGTGGATCGCAGCGCATAAGCCTGGACGGCTGGCAGCGGACATCGCTCCCGTGGAAGCCGTTAAATTCTCAGGCGTTCAGAATGGCGGAGTGAAGACTCTAAGGTCCTCAAACCACGGCGCCAAGCTGCACCGGATGGCGTTCTCCAATCTGTTCCGGAGTAAAAAGAAGCTGAGCCTGATGTTATCTTCCCTCTTCTTAAGCATTCTGCTGTTTAACACGATATTCACCGTGATCTCCTCCATGGATGTCAATAAGTACCTCAGCGCCTATATTCATGGAGATTATATGATTCACAACAAGGGCATTATCCAGCCGGAGGGGGAACGCTCCGTCAATGAAACAGAGCTGTCCGAGGAACTGTGCGGTCAGCTGAGTCATATAGACGGGGTGAACAGTATCGATAAAGTCTATTATAGCCTGCTCACCGTTCCTCCGGATGATATCATCAGCGCTTCACTGAAGTCGTCATCCAATCCCCAGGGCATCCCTTCCCGGGTCCACACTCAGCTCTTCGGACTGGATTCAGGCTGGTACGATCTCGCAGAACAGGATGTGCTCGAAGGGGAATTCAACCGGGAGCAATTTGATTCCGGGGACTTCATACTGGTGACCCAGACTCTTACAGAGCCAGGCGCCTATGCAAGCTACTATCATCCCGGAGATAGGATCAGCTACCCCGGATTGAAGCAGAGCTACGAAGTGATGGCCGTGCTGAAATATGACGCTTTCTTCGCGGCAACCACCCAAACGTATTTCGGCAACGGCTACAATGCCTTCCTGCCTGCAGCCAAGCTCCGCCAAGCCACTTTGGAGAGCGGGACTCCAGCAGACATCCTCTCGCTTACCCTGCATGCAGATCCCGCCAAGCTTGATGAAACGGGACAATTGCTCAGGGAGGCTATCCGCCCGCTGGATGCTCTGCAGCTGAAATCCAGAGAGGATTACAGGCAGGAGTTAAGCGATAATATCCGTATCTTTGAGATTATCGGCTATGGCCTGAGTCTCGTAATCGCCCTTATAGGTCTGCTGAATTACATTAATTCTGTCCTTACCGGGGTGATCGCCCGCAGGCATGAATTTGCCGTGCTCGAGAGCATCGGGATGACTAAGAAACAGCTCAAACGGATGCTTGTTTACGAAGGCTTGTATACTGTACTGCTCACCGCTCTGCTTACCTCTACTATAGGCGTGCTGCTGACTTACGGGATCGCCAGGAATATTGCCGCGGGCATGGCCTATATGGAATTCCGCATGATGTGGCTGCCGTTCATTCTGGTCATCCCGGTACTGGCTGTCTTGTCTTATCTCATCACAATAAGTGCCTACAGACCGCTCGCACGCAGCCCGATCGTCGAACGGCTGCGTGAAATGGAATAA
- the yedA gene encoding drug/metabolite exporter YedA, with amino-acid sequence MPQKKKVNPVYMVGIALLCVYLFWGGTYVGMKIAIETMPPFLMAGVRFFAAGAVLYSIARLSGAKRPAGREWRSSAIVGALLLLGGNGVVAWSEQRVSSSIASLIVAAVPVWMMLMGWFGRGGKRPNTGVIAGIVLGLLGIAVLVFQPGKGDTGTATDLIGIITLLIASISWAVGSMYSRSAAMPDSPLMSTAAQMLTGGALLMIFSYFTGDWSRLDVSGISMRSYLALGYLVVFGSIIGYTAYIWLLKNADASLVSTYAFVNPVVAVLLGWLLVGEQLTLNTLIAAVIIIAAVVLVTIYRGRPQRAATQAALDIQKQQRSVH; translated from the coding sequence ATGCCGCAGAAGAAGAAAGTGAATCCGGTGTACATGGTTGGTATTGCACTATTGTGCGTTTATTTGTTTTGGGGAGGCACCTATGTCGGCATGAAGATTGCGATTGAGACGATGCCGCCTTTTCTGATGGCTGGAGTGAGATTTTTTGCAGCCGGTGCAGTGCTCTATAGTATTGCCAGATTAAGCGGAGCGAAGCGTCCGGCCGGGCGCGAGTGGCGGTCTTCGGCGATTGTCGGCGCCTTGCTGCTGCTTGGAGGCAACGGTGTGGTGGCCTGGTCCGAGCAAAGAGTATCTTCATCCATCGCTTCACTGATCGTTGCAGCGGTTCCCGTCTGGATGATGCTGATGGGCTGGTTTGGCCGCGGCGGCAAACGTCCGAATACCGGTGTCATCGCCGGGATTGTACTGGGGCTGCTGGGTATTGCCGTGCTGGTCTTCCAGCCGGGGAAGGGAGATACGGGGACCGCCACCGATCTGATCGGTATTATTACCTTATTAATAGCCTCCATAAGCTGGGCAGTCGGGTCGATGTATTCACGCAGTGCTGCAATGCCGGATTCCCCGCTGATGTCAACGGCAGCACAGATGCTGACGGGAGGGGCGCTGTTGATGATTTTCTCCTATTTCACCGGGGACTGGTCCCGGCTTGATGTCTCCGGCATTTCTATGCGCTCGTATCTGGCACTCGGTTATCTGGTCGTCTTCGGCTCCATCATCGGCTACACGGCCTACATCTGGCTGCTTAAGAATGCCGACGCGTCTCTCGTCTCAACCTATGCCTTCGTCAATCCGGTGGTGGCGGTACTGCTTGGCTGGCTGCTGGTCGGTGAACAGCTTACCTTGAATACACTGATTGCAGCCGTGATCATTATTGCAGCGGTCGTTCTGGTAACTATTTACCGTGGCAGGCCCCAGCGGGCGGCAACTCAAGCAGCGCTTGATATACAAAAACAGCAGCGGTCGGTACACTGA
- a CDS encoding helix-turn-helix domain-containing protein, whose product MGHLTGTREKAAQEVLSGIKAAVVARKYGVTPATVNQWVRDYRGAHGEQDHPYPQEQVEELKRLLEVEQKYEKAVKMLGEKELEIEILRELLKKPTPAYPKKSR is encoded by the coding sequence ATGGGACACCTAACAGGAACAAGAGAGAAGGCAGCGCAAGAGGTGTTGTCTGGCATAAAGGCAGCGGTGGTTGCCCGGAAATATGGGGTGACCCCAGCGACGGTGAATCAGTGGGTGAGAGACTACCGAGGGGCCCATGGGGAACAAGATCATCCGTATCCCCAGGAGCAGGTGGAGGAACTGAAGCGCCTGCTGGAAGTGGAGCAGAAATACGAGAAGGCCGTCAAGATGCTCGGCGAAAAGGAGTTAGAGATTGAGATTCTCCGTGAACTGCTAAAAAAGCCAACCCCTGCTTATCCGAAAAAATCGAGGTAG